CTGTTGTTGTTTTGCCTAGAATTTGATCTTTGGGGATGCCCATTATTTCGCTGAAAGCCTGATTGATGTTGCGGTAACGCAACTTTTTATCTTTATAGAAAACCGGTAATGGTATTGCGTCTAGAAACGCGTCCATGAAGTGATAGTTTTGTTCCAGTTTAGCCGTTTGGTTATCTTTTTCAATTTCAGCCCGCTCTACACTGCCCCAGATAAAAGCGAAAGATGATGCTATTAATGCAAAAGAGTAGGTCAGCATATGAATCCAATACGTCAAGGTTGTTTGAAAGTCCTGATACTTCATCATTGCGAAGATTTTAGCGGAAAGGGCGAGAACTAATAGCATACCTGCGAATACGAGCATGTACTGATAGTTTTTTAGTTTTTTGGTTTTACGCAAGGTTGCCCAGATGCAGAGAGCCAGTTGCAGGGAAATCAGTACGGAAAAGGATATTTCGAGAGCTAAAGTGTCTGGAGTTATGAACGTAAAAAAATAGGATGAAGCGAAGATTGCGCAAAGAAGCAGTAATGATAATTTAATTAGCTTATGCGGTATCTGCCGAAAGCGTTCAATGCCTATTTTCATCAATATCAGAGAAGCTAACCCCAGTGTTTTTGATGCAATGATTGAATATTCAGGTAAAAAAGAACGGGAAGCGGACAGCAGGAATGAGATGCTTAAACATAAATATGCTAGACTGATAAGGATGAATCCGCGATATCTTTTGTGGAAAAAAGAAAAGAGCAGCATGATGAATCCAAGCGCAAAAGAAATGAGGGAATTGTCGAAGAGAAGGGCTCTGATTGTGATGTCCATATGTCGACTTCTCCAAGGAAAAGATATTTGTGCGTGAGCGTATACTCTTTATCTATCATACATAACACTGCGCTAATCGGTTGTCGACGCACAGTATAGCATATAATTTATAATTAATAATATATGGAGGGGGCAGGCGAATTATTAATTCGCAAAATAATTATATAGATAGCGGAAGTTTCATTGTGGCAGTTGTGCCCTTGGCTGGTATGGATGAAAATTCGAGTAAGCCATTATGTTCTTTCATAATGTTTGAGGATATGGATAGACCCAGCCCTGTTCCGCCTGTGGACCGTTTGGTGGTAAAGAAGGGATCTTCAATGTTTTTTAAATTTTTTTCAGAAATTCCGCAGCCGTTGTCTTGCACTGTGATGCAGGCGTAGTTCTTCTTCAGGTTTGTCTCGCCGCAAGTTTTGACTGTTACCGTGAGGTAGCCTTCATTTAAAGGTAGAGCGTCGCAGGCGTTTACAATAAGGTTGATAAGTACCTGAATAAGCCGTTGCGGATTTGCTTCTACAACCGGACTTTTTTCCGGGAGGATCAGTTCAAAATTTCTGGTCGAGTTTTTTATTTTGTGACGGACAAAAGTCAGCGCCCCTTTGACCACATCGTTTAGTTCTACATATTCACGTCCGTCTTCGGGATTCTGTCGGGAATAGTCTTTCAATCGCGAGACAATGTCTTTAATGCGTGAAGCCGCTTCCATCATTTCCTGAAGGAGGTAGGGCAGGTGATTGCGCAGTTCGGAATATTCCAGCCCGCCGAGAACAAAATCGCCGTTTTCTTCGCTGAAATCGTCAAGTATTGCCTGAGTATCATTCCAGATATCTTTCAGTAGCGGGAGATTCAGAGTCAGATAGCTGTTGGGGTTGTTTATTTCGTGTGCCACTCCGGCAACGAGAACACCGAGCGAGGCCATTTTTTCAGCCTGCATCATTTGTTGCCGCCGTTGCTCAACTTCTTTTCGGGCGGAGATGTCTGTAAGTTTTCCTTCCACGTAAAGAGTATGCCCGTCTTTGTTTTTTTCACAGCGGGCATTGAATTCAACCCATATGGGAGTTCCGTCTTTTCGGAACATGCGCGTTTCAAAATCTTTGACGACTTCTTCAGTGCGCAGACGGGAAAAAACGGTGTCCCTGTCAACAGGATCGCAGTATAATTGGGAACTTATGTCTGTAATGGAGGTAATCAGTTCGTCAGGAGAGCCATAGCCGAGTATCCGGGCCATTTCGCGGTTGGCTTCAATGAATCGGCCACGTATTGTGGAGCGGTAGATTCCTTCCAGAGCTTTATCGAAAATAGATCTGTATTTGCGGCCTTCTTCTTCTTTTTCGCTCCATTCTGTAATGTCATGTGCCGAGACTGTTCCTGCGACGATTGAGCCGTTTTCAATCACTGGAACATAGGTGTTCTCGTAATACTTGGTTTCGCCTTTGCGCCGTTTATATTTGCGCTTCAGGATATAGGATTCACCCTGTAGAACTCTGTCAAAGTGTTCTCTGGCGGATTGTACTTCTTTGCCTTCAGTAAAAATATCCAGCACGCTCATTCCGGCGCTGATTTCAACACCCCAATTGTGTTTTACGAATTCATAGTGAGCTTGATTGAAAGTTATATAACGATAGGCCGGATCAAAAGAAAATTGCATCACGTTGCGCGGGGCATCTATAAGGGCGCGAAGCTGTTTCAGTTCTTTTTGGAGCTGGGTGTTTTGCTTTTCCAAATTCTGGACGCGTTCTTGAGAGGATGCCATATCAAATCCTATAGTCTGCCTGTTTTTTTGCTATGATTGAGTCTGTTTCATTTTATTGAGACGTTTATTGAGGGCCTGTCTGGATACTCCGAGTATTGCCGCGGCTGTTGCCTGATTATTGTCAGTGCGTCTCATGGTTTCTTCGACCAGTTCATCACAGACTTCTTTTAATGTGGGAAGGCTGGTTCCGAAGGCGACTTTGCCCTCAACTGTTTGTTTCTGAACCTGCTTAGTGATGGCTGGAGCATGGCTGATATGACGTTCCAGTCTTTCAATATTCAGCTTTAATCCATCGGTGCAGCTGAGGGCATCGAGAATAAGAAATTGCAGTTCTCGGATATTCCCGGGGAAATCGTAAGATGAGAGCAGAGCGACGAGGTTTGCAGGGATTTCCGGTTTTTTTTGTCCTTCTTCTTTACATGCTGCGCGCAGGAAATAATCCACAAGCATGGGTATATCTTCTTTGCGTTCCCGAAGAGGCGGAATGTGAACATGATGGGCTTTAAGTCTGTAATAGAGATCGCTGCGGAAACCGGGACCATCATTTAATATATCTGGATCAATGTTGGTGGCGGCAATAATGCGCGCATCGGTTTTGCGGGTTAAATCCGACCCGATGGGCATGTATTCCCGTTCTTGCACAAGTCTTAGGAGTTTGAGCTGCGAAGCGTGGGCGAGGTCACCTATTTCATCCAGAAACAGAGTTCCGCCGGCTGCGTTGACTACAAGTCCTGAGCGGGCTTTGTCTGCTCCGGTGAACGCACCTTTTTTATGACCGAAGAGTGTGTCTGCAAAAATATTATCATCAAGCCCGGCAATATTCACGGGTACGAAATCGCCGCTTTTCCCGCTTACTTTATGAATCGCACTCGCAACGAGTTCTTTACCTACGCCGCTTTCTCCGGTGATCAGTACCGGTTTGGAGGAATCTGCAATCGCTTCAATATATTTGAAGATGGAACGCATAGTCATATTATCGGTGATGATATGATCGAAGGCTTCGGGATGTTCAAGTTTGTCATCCAGAAAGCGGGAGCGGAGACTGGTATTTTCTCTTTTCAGCTCGCGGATTTGAATGGCATGACGGATGCCGGAAACTAGACTGTTTTTATCGTAGGTTTTTACAAAGAAATCGAAAGCGCCGAGTTTCAGACATTGCACGGCTGTTTCAAGCTGATTCATACCTGTAATCACAAGTATGGGAATATCCGGATGCTTGGCGGAAACCAGACGGATTAAGTCTTCTCCGCTGACATTGGGCATGGCGAGATCCGCGGCAATTACTTCTACTGCGGTAGTTTTCAATATAGATTCTACTTCGCGGCTGTCGTTACAGCAAAGGATGTTATCAATGCCTGCTGACTTCAGAGCCAGCGAAAAAGACCGCAACCATGTTTCCTCGTCATCAACGAGAAGCACGGGGTTTTTAGGGAAAGTGCTCTTGTTCATCCTGTCCTTTTGAAATTATCAGTCTTGCATCACTTAAATATGAGTTGAATTTGTTAAAGATAATATATGCCAGCAACAAATGTTGCAACTGTGAAGTTGAAATTTAATCATACGAACGTGTATCTATAAGCGGAGCAGCGCCGTCTTCGATAATTTCATTCTCATCAAGTATCAGCAGGGCAGGTCTGAGTTTAACTTTTTCCTGAAACGCGGGAATAAATTTGCTTTCATCAAGTGGTCCGTCGAGTTGAAGCTTAAGTGTCAGCAGGTCGCGTCCTTTGTCATTGGTGATTATGATTTGATGCTTTTTTATTTGAGGGAAAACCTTTGTAACTTCTGCAACCTGCGCAGGATAAATAAATTGTCCTTTTACTTTGGCGGTGTCGTCTGCTCTGCCGAGTATTCCGGCAAGTTTGGGAGCTGTTCTTCCACATGCACAAGGCCTGTCGATCATGCGGGATAAGTCACCTGTTCCGAAACGGATCAAAGGATATGAAAGAGTATAAGGGGTAACTACTACTTCGCCTACTTCGCCCATCGGCAGGGTATGCCCTGTCTGCGGATCACATATTTCAACATAGCAACGGCTGGAAACGTGCATTCCGCCGAGGTCCAGACATTCGTAAGCAATACAGCCGACATCAGCCGTACCGTATCCCTGTCTCACTTTCATGCCGAAAGCTTCTTCGATTTCATTTCGCAGAGATTCCGGCAAACGTTCCGCCGCAACAAAAGCAACATCCAGTTTGAAATCTTTTTTAAGATCAAGTCCTGCCGCCTGTGCTTTTTCTGCAATAACTTTCAGAAAGCTGGTCATGCCCACAAATCCGGTTACAGGAAGCGTGGTCATCAATTGTGATTGAACAGCAGAATTGCCCGGTCCGGCAGGGATTACAGCGCACCCTATTTCTCGAAGAGGTTCTTCAAGCATCAGTCCTGCCGGGGTGAGGTGATAGCTGAATGTCATCTGGACAAGATCACCCGGGCGGAATCCTGCGGCGTAAAATCCTTCCGTCCAGCCCCAGTAATCTTTTTCCCGTCCTTCGGGATCAAAAAGAGGGCCGGGCGACTGGTAAATTCTGCTCAGCTCACCGGGAGTAGCGGTGAGCAGCCAATCCAGCCCTTTATCCTGTTGCAAATTGAGAAGTTCTTTTTTGCGAAGAACAGGGATTTTGGAAAAACTATCAAGGTCATTTATGTCGTCAGCAGTCATTCCGGCAGAACCCATGCGAGTCTGAAATTCTTTGGATGAATCCATCGCTTTGGAGATAACTGTTTTTATTTTGTCCAGCTGTCTTGCCTTGCGGCTTTCGGGGGTATCATGCTCTATCGGGTCATAAATTTTATTTGATCTGTCCATCGCTAAATCCTCGTCTTTTAGGTCTATTGGCTAGTTAAGAATAGGTAATTGGAAAACCTTGTTAACCTAGCCAGCGTTTACGGCGGCGATAGTGTTTTACATCGCGGTAGCTGCGTTTTTTCCCGCCATGGGAGAGGCCTAGATAGAATTCCTGAACATCCGGGTTATGTAAAAGCTCCGAACCTTTTCCGTCCATAACAATGCGGCCGTTTTCCATGATATAGCCGTAGTCAGCCAGTGAAAGGGCCATGCGGGCATTTTGTTCAACCAGAAGGACAGTAACTCCCTCTTCTTTGTTGATTTTTTTAACTATATCAAAAATTTCTTCGACTAACAGCGGAGCGAGTCCAAGTGACGGTTCATCGAGCAGCAGCAATTCAGGGGAGGCCATTACAGCCCGGCCGATGGCGAGCATCTGCTGTTCTCCGCCGGACATGTAGCCTGCAAGCTGGGCTTTGCGTTCCCGTAGTCTCGGGAAATATGTATATACTTTTTCAAGGTTGCCTGAAAAGTTTTTAGCAGGTTGAGTATAGGCTCCGCAACGCAGGTTTTCTTCGACAGTCAGATCTTCAAAAATACGGCGGCCTTCCATAACTTGAAAAATGCCTTGCCGGACTGTTTTTTCGGGACTTTTACTGCTCATCGGCTGTCCCTTGTAGAGAATTGTGCCCGATGTCGCCTTACCGTCTTCGCCTTCCAACAGCCCTGAAATGGCTTTCAAGGTAGTTGATTTACCTGCCCCGTTTGCACCCAGCAGAGTTGTGATACTGCCTTTGGCGACATTTAAAGAAAGACCTTTCAAAACCAGAACTACATCGTTGTAGACGACTTCAAGATTTTGAACGTTTAGCAGACTCATATGTTTTCCTTGCCTTAGATAATCAGGAGGGCATAAACCCCTCCTGATTGTTCAATAATTCAGGTTTATTTACCCAGCCACTTTGCATCGCGAGGCAGAGAAACTGTCTGCACGAATTCAAGTTTGCCGTTTTTAACAGTACAAACGTTAACAGCCATGCTGGGTCTGTGATCTTCGGGGTAGAAGCTGATTGCAGGGGCAAGTCCCATCGGGTCATAATCACGCATTGTTTCGAGTGCGTTCTTAATGTTTTCCCCTGTTATTTTGCCATTGGCAGCCGCTTTTTTCATTCCTTCAACCATCACCATAGTGGAGACGAATCCGCGCAGGTAATGGGTCATTTGAGGCTGACCTTTGGTTTCTGTTTCAATGATCTTCATGCCCGGAACATCCTGTCCGTAAACAGCCGCGGCCTGCATGCCGAGATTGCCTTCACAGGCTGGTCCGGCCATTTTTGCAAGGTTTTCGTCATTGCCCCAGATGTTTACGAGGAATTTGCCTTTAAATCCGAGCTTTTCAGCGTCTTTCATGAGTACAGCTGTGGAAGGAGTTGTCCCGCCTACCCATACGAAGTCGGCTTTCTGCTTTTTCAGACCGAGGAGCTGAGGAGTTGCATCCATTGCTTTGAGGTCGAGGGTTTCGTCGCCTGTGACTTCAAAGCCGAGTTCTTTTGCGTATTCTTTCATGGCTGGAAGTGGAACGTGTCCGTAAGGCTTGTCCGGGTAGACAAAAGCAATGCGGGGAGCGCGTTTTTCTGTCCATGTGTCTTTGATATATTTTAGCCCTGCACGCCCCTGTGTGGAGTAGTCGGGTGCTATTGTGAAGTTGTATGGAGCTTTTGAAGGATCCATGAGGTGAGGCGAGTAGGACGCAGAAAATACGGGGATTTTATCGCGGGATACAAAACGGACGAGAGCTTCGGTGTCGCCTGTTCCCCATCCCTGCAAGGCAACGATGCCTTTAGATTTAAATCGTTTATACGCAGAAAGTGCCTGCTGCACGTTGTAAGCATAATCAACCTGAATCAGTTCAATTTGTTCGCCGTTGATTCCGCCGTTGGCGTTTACGTAAGCAGCGCAGTCTTTAATGCCCTGAGCGTAAGGGACTCCCACGCTGGAGGTGGGGCCTGTAAGGTCGGAAAGAAGTCCTACTTTTATTGTTGCAAAAGCTGCGGTTGCAAAGAGCATCACTGTCATGACTACCGATGAAATTATGATCTTTTTCATAATCTGGTCTCCTGTAAAATTGTTGAATTATCGTTTATGTGTCTGCCGGCATTTTTTTAATAAGCGAATGGGTAAAGTTTCCAATATGCCTTGATGAGTTTCCATTTACGGACCAACCCTTCCGGTTCGAATATTAAGAAAAGCACGAGAGTCAGCCCGAATATCCCTTCTTTAAGCGGAGCCATTAAGGAGCTGATGTCAGGAGCAAATGAAGATAGCAGGGATGTGGTGGTGTTAAGAACTTCCGGTAGGAGAGTAATAAACACCGCGCCGAAGATTGCGCCTGTAACAGACCCCATTCCGCCGACAATGATCATGGCGAGATAGCTGATGGAAAGGGAGATAGAGAATTGTTCAGGGGTGATGTACATCGTGTAGTAAGCCCACAATCCGCCTGCAATCCCGGCAATGAAAGAGCTTGTTGCGAAAGCTTGCAGTTTAAATTGGAACAGATTCACCCCTACATTTTCGGCGGACTGGTAGAAGTCGCGGATGGCGATAAAAGCTCTTCCCGAACGTGAACGGATAATGTTGCTGATTCCAAGCACACATAAAATGGTTACTCCGAAGATGAGGTAAAACATCTTTTCGTCTGAATCGAATGAAAATCCCATGATGGAAGGAGGATCGACAGGCATTCCGTTTGCCCCTCCCGTTAAGGCGGACCAGTGCAGGAATACATATTCAAGAATCATCTGAGCCGCCAAAGTGGAGATGGCAAGGTAGATGCCTTTAAGCCTCAGCGAGGGAATGCCAAAGAACATACCTGCGAGCGCGGCAAAAGCTCCGCCTCCGAGAAGGCATATAATAAAGGGTAAACCTTTGGAGGCCAGAATTGCACACCCGTAAGCACCGACGCCGACAAATGCGCCGTGTCCCAGTGACATCTGTCCGCATACGCCTGTGAGCAGATTAAGGGAGACAGCCCCAATGGCTGCGATCATGATCAGGTTCATTACTGAAATATAATAAAAGTCGAGGACCTGCGGCGCTATGAGCATTGCCCCAATGAACAGCCCCAGACATGTTTTCTGAAACATGGAGGTAAAAAACTGGTCTTCTTTATTATATGATGTAAAAAAAAGTCCGCATTTAAGCATGTTAAACCCTCTCTATTTCCTTTGTTCCGAACAGGCCGTATGGTTTGACCATGAGAATAATTACCAG
This genomic stretch from Maridesulfovibrio ferrireducens harbors:
- a CDS encoding GGDEF domain-containing protein, producing MDITIRALLFDNSLISFALGFIMLLFSFFHKRYRGFILISLAYLCLSISFLLSASRSFLPEYSIIASKTLGLASLILMKIGIERFRQIPHKLIKLSLLLLCAIFASSYFFTFITPDTLALEISFSVLISLQLALCIWATLRKTKKLKNYQYMLVFAGMLLVLALSAKIFAMMKYQDFQTTLTYWIHMLTYSFALIASSFAFIWGSVERAEIEKDNQTAKLEQNYHFMDAFLDAIPLPVFYKDKKLRYRNINQAFSEIMGIPKDQILGKTTTEVVPKKIAELIKNHDIAMLETGQKQEYETAFPFSDGLHHEIEVKKSPFIDSSGKIAGIAGAFIDITERKIYEAKIKHLALHDQVTGLPNRNMFYAQLKKSIAMAKRNKYTLALLYIDLDGFKSVNDDFGHDAGDTLLRTIGKRLSTAVRESDTACRIGGDEFTVLIEMYNDPSDVIIVAEKIRTGLAEPATCESHPCRTSASIGIALYPQDAESSRDLVKAADKAMYSAKQQGKNKICFYNNKI
- a CDS encoding PAS domain-containing sensor histidine kinase; protein product: MASSQERVQNLEKQNTQLQKELKQLRALIDAPRNVMQFSFDPAYRYITFNQAHYEFVKHNWGVEISAGMSVLDIFTEGKEVQSAREHFDRVLQGESYILKRKYKRRKGETKYYENTYVPVIENGSIVAGTVSAHDITEWSEKEEEGRKYRSIFDKALEGIYRSTIRGRFIEANREMARILGYGSPDELITSITDISSQLYCDPVDRDTVFSRLRTEEVVKDFETRMFRKDGTPIWVEFNARCEKNKDGHTLYVEGKLTDISARKEVEQRRQQMMQAEKMASLGVLVAGVAHEINNPNSYLTLNLPLLKDIWNDTQAILDDFSEENGDFVLGGLEYSELRNHLPYLLQEMMEAASRIKDIVSRLKDYSRQNPEDGREYVELNDVVKGALTFVRHKIKNSTRNFELILPEKSPVVEANPQRLIQVLINLIVNACDALPLNEGYLTVTVKTCGETNLKKNYACITVQDNGCGISEKNLKNIEDPFFTTKRSTGGTGLGLSISSNIMKEHNGLLEFSSIPAKGTTATMKLPLSI
- a CDS encoding sigma-54 dependent transcriptional regulator, with protein sequence MNKSTFPKNPVLLVDDEETWLRSFSLALKSAGIDNILCCNDSREVESILKTTAVEVIAADLAMPNVSGEDLIRLVSAKHPDIPILVITGMNQLETAVQCLKLGAFDFFVKTYDKNSLVSGIRHAIQIRELKRENTSLRSRFLDDKLEHPEAFDHIITDNMTMRSIFKYIEAIADSSKPVLITGESGVGKELVASAIHKVSGKSGDFVPVNIAGLDDNIFADTLFGHKKGAFTGADKARSGLVVNAAGGTLFLDEIGDLAHASQLKLLRLVQEREYMPIGSDLTRKTDARIIAATNIDPDILNDGPGFRSDLYYRLKAHHVHIPPLRERKEDIPMLVDYFLRAACKEEGQKKPEIPANLVALLSSYDFPGNIRELQFLILDALSCTDGLKLNIERLERHISHAPAITKQVQKQTVEGKVAFGTSLPTLKEVCDELVEETMRRTDNNQATAAAILGVSRQALNKRLNKMKQTQS
- a CDS encoding phenylacetate--CoA ligase family protein; translation: MDRSNKIYDPIEHDTPESRKARQLDKIKTVISKAMDSSKEFQTRMGSAGMTADDINDLDSFSKIPVLRKKELLNLQQDKGLDWLLTATPGELSRIYQSPGPLFDPEGREKDYWGWTEGFYAAGFRPGDLVQMTFSYHLTPAGLMLEEPLREIGCAVIPAGPGNSAVQSQLMTTLPVTGFVGMTSFLKVIAEKAQAAGLDLKKDFKLDVAFVAAERLPESLRNEIEEAFGMKVRQGYGTADVGCIAYECLDLGGMHVSSRCYVEICDPQTGHTLPMGEVGEVVVTPYTLSYPLIRFGTGDLSRMIDRPCACGRTAPKLAGILGRADDTAKVKGQFIYPAQVAEVTKVFPQIKKHQIIITNDKGRDLLTLKLQLDGPLDESKFIPAFQEKVKLRPALLILDENEIIEDGAAPLIDTRSYD
- a CDS encoding ABC transporter ATP-binding protein is translated as MSLLNVQNLEVVYNDVVLVLKGLSLNVAKGSITTLLGANGAGKSTTLKAISGLLEGEDGKATSGTILYKGQPMSSKSPEKTVRQGIFQVMEGRRIFEDLTVEENLRCGAYTQPAKNFSGNLEKVYTYFPRLRERKAQLAGYMSGGEQQMLAIGRAVMASPELLLLDEPSLGLAPLLVEEIFDIVKKINKEEGVTVLLVEQNARMALSLADYGYIMENGRIVMDGKGSELLHNPDVQEFYLGLSHGGKKRSYRDVKHYRRRKRWLG
- a CDS encoding ABC transporter substrate-binding protein — its product is MKKIIISSVVMTVMLFATAAFATIKVGLLSDLTGPTSSVGVPYAQGIKDCAAYVNANGGINGEQIELIQVDYAYNVQQALSAYKRFKSKGIVALQGWGTGDTEALVRFVSRDKIPVFSASYSPHLMDPSKAPYNFTIAPDYSTQGRAGLKYIKDTWTEKRAPRIAFVYPDKPYGHVPLPAMKEYAKELGFEVTGDETLDLKAMDATPQLLGLKKQKADFVWVGGTTPSTAVLMKDAEKLGFKGKFLVNIWGNDENLAKMAGPACEGNLGMQAAAVYGQDVPGMKIIETETKGQPQMTHYLRGFVSTMVMVEGMKKAAANGKITGENIKNALETMRDYDPMGLAPAISFYPEDHRPSMAVNVCTVKNGKLEFVQTVSLPRDAKWLGK
- a CDS encoding branched-chain amino acid ABC transporter permease, which translates into the protein MLKCGLFFTSYNKEDQFFTSMFQKTCLGLFIGAMLIAPQVLDFYYISVMNLIMIAAIGAVSLNLLTGVCGQMSLGHGAFVGVGAYGCAILASKGLPFIICLLGGGAFAALAGMFFGIPSLRLKGIYLAISTLAAQMILEYVFLHWSALTGGANGMPVDPPSIMGFSFDSDEKMFYLIFGVTILCVLGISNIIRSRSGRAFIAIRDFYQSAENVGVNLFQFKLQAFATSSFIAGIAGGLWAYYTMYITPEQFSISLSISYLAMIIVGGMGSVTGAIFGAVFITLLPEVLNTTTSLLSSFAPDISSLMAPLKEGIFGLTLVLFLIFEPEGLVRKWKLIKAYWKLYPFAY